One Thiocapsa bogorovii DNA segment encodes these proteins:
- a CDS encoding antitoxin Xre-like helix-turn-helix domain-containing protein, with the protein MTNTVTGSTIPPYPQAADLLKVLQTPAPQLIERVRRGRPFTELEALREPLGLSLQERAAYAGIPSLTLVRRRQAGRLDPAESERVLRIERLLVLATEMLRDVERNLMLNPVHPGFADAVEIGEPQRLVLDRRLLEAAPT; encoded by the coding sequence ATGACGAACACGGTGACCGGGAGCACTATCCCGCCCTATCCCCAAGCGGCCGATCTCTTGAAGGTCTTGCAGACTCCGGCACCCCAGCTGATCGAGCGGGTGCGCCGCGGCCGGCCCTTCACCGAGCTGGAGGCCCTGCGCGAACCCTTGGGTCTGTCGCTGCAGGAGCGGGCTGCCTATGCCGGCATTCCGAGCCTTACCCTGGTGCGGCGCCGTCAAGCCGGTCGTCTGGATCCGGCCGAATCGGAGCGCGTGCTGCGCATCGAGCGACTCTTGGTATTGGCGACCGAGATGCTGCGCGACGTCGAGCGCAACCTGATGCTGAATCCGGTCCATCCCGGCTTCGCCGACGCCGTGGAGATCGGCGAACCGCAAAGGTTGGTCCTGGACCGGCGTCTGCTCGAGGCAGCACCCACTTGA
- a CDS encoding polyhydroxyalkanoic acid system family protein, whose amino-acid sequence MADIFIEREHALGLDRALDQIEALAAVIAEELDARCAWDGNRLDFTRPGARGCVEVTETLLILEVSLGLLLRPFKERIEQSITEKLDSLVPCLPSV is encoded by the coding sequence ATGGCGGATATCTTCATCGAACGCGAGCATGCATTGGGCCTCGATCGGGCGCTCGACCAGATCGAGGCACTCGCTGCCGTGATCGCCGAGGAGCTCGATGCCAGATGTGCGTGGGACGGCAACCGGCTCGATTTCACGCGGCCGGGCGCGAGGGGCTGTGTCGAGGTCACCGAAACCTTGCTGATCCTCGAGGTCTCGCTCGGACTCCTGCTCAGACCCTTCAAAGAGCGGATCGAGCAGAGCATCACCGAGAAGCTCGACAGCCTGGTTCCGTGCCTCCCGTCCGTCTGA
- a CDS encoding transposase: MARLPRFVLPGYPQHVIQRGNNRERILYEEEDYWFMWEKIGAAAEKFQCDLHAYVLMPNHFHLLLTPRLENGVGKLMQYVGRYYVQHFNARYERTGTLWEGRYRATLLDPKQFLLPVSHYVESNPVRAGLVRSVGDYGWSSYAANALGEDDPLVTPHAEYDRLGRSPKTRRAAYAAQAEKPLEAALLTRIRDATNKAWVLGDETFCESIETQLNRRALPRQRGGDRRSAAYRRATGRA, from the coding sequence ATGGCACGCCTGCCCCGATTCGTCCTGCCCGGCTATCCGCAGCATGTCATCCAGCGCGGAAACAATCGCGAACGCATCCTTTACGAGGAGGAAGACTACTGGTTCATGTGGGAAAAAATCGGCGCCGCCGCCGAGAAATTCCAGTGTGATCTGCATGCCTACGTCCTGATGCCCAATCACTTCCATCTCCTGCTCACGCCGCGATTGGAAAACGGTGTCGGCAAGTTGATGCAGTATGTCGGCCGCTACTACGTCCAGCACTTCAATGCCCGCTACGAGCGCACGGGCACACTCTGGGAAGGGCGCTATCGGGCCACACTGCTCGACCCCAAACAGTTTCTGCTCCCGGTCAGTCACTATGTGGAGTCCAATCCGGTGCGGGCCGGGCTGGTTAGGAGCGTCGGCGACTACGGATGGTCGAGCTACGCGGCGAACGCACTCGGAGAGGACGACCCCTTGGTGACGCCGCACGCGGAATACGATCGACTCGGGCGCAGCCCGAAGACCCGCCGAGCCGCCTATGCCGCGCAGGCCGAGAAGCCGCTGGAAGCGGCGCTCCTGACCCGGATTCGGGATGCTACCAACAAGGCCTGGGTGCTCGGCGACGAGACCTTCTGCGAGTCGATCGAGACGCAGCTCAACCGGCGCGCCTTACCGCGTCAACGCGGCGGTGACCGACGCTCCGCGGCCTATCGACGCGCGACGGGGCGCGCATGA
- the prfB gene encoding peptide chain release factor 2 (programmed frameshift) — translation MLDINPIAYQISDLKGRVESLRGYLDYPERKERLTEVLRELEDPTVWNDPERAQTLGRERATLEAIVLTIDELTTGLVDADDLLAMAAEEQDEETLAAVAKDLDQQESKVAELEFRRMFAGEMDAKNAYVDIQAGSGGTEAQDWAEMLLRMYLRWGERRGFKTELLEVSPGEVAGIKSATIQFSGDYAFGWLRTETGVHRLVRKSPFDSGNRRHTSFAAVFVSPEVDDTVNIEINPADLRIDVYRASGAGGQHVNRTESAVRITHNPTGIVVQCQTDRSQHKNKDHAMKQLKAKLYELEMQNRRANQQAIEDTKSDIGWGSQIRSYVLDQSRIKDLRTNVEIANTQSVLDGNLDPFIEASLKSGL, via the exons ATGCTCGACATCAACCCGATCGCCTACCAAATCAGTGACCTCAAGGGACGCGTCGAGTCCCTTAGGGGGTATCTT GACTATCCCGAGCGCAAAGAGCGTTTAACCGAGGTCCTGCGCGAGCTGGAAGACCCGACGGTCTGGAACGATCCGGAACGTGCCCAGACGCTCGGGCGCGAGCGTGCGACGCTCGAGGCCATCGTGCTCACGATCGACGAGCTCACCACCGGGCTCGTCGATGCCGACGATCTTCTGGCGATGGCCGCCGAGGAACAGGACGAGGAGACGCTCGCCGCGGTGGCGAAGGACTTGGACCAGCAAGAGTCGAAGGTCGCCGAGCTTGAGTTTCGCCGCATGTTCGCGGGCGAAATGGATGCGAAAAACGCGTATGTCGATATCCAGGCCGGATCGGGCGGGACCGAGGCGCAGGACTGGGCCGAGATGCTGTTGCGCATGTATCTGCGCTGGGGCGAGCGTCGCGGCTTCAAGACCGAGCTGCTCGAGGTCTCGCCCGGCGAGGTCGCGGGCATCAAATCGGCGACCATCCAATTCTCGGGCGACTACGCCTTCGGCTGGTTGCGCACCGAGACCGGCGTGCATCGTCTGGTGCGCAAGTCGCCGTTCGACTCGGGTAACCGCCGCCACACCTCGTTTGCCGCCGTCTTCGTCTCGCCCGAGGTCGACGATACCGTCAATATCGAGATCAACCCCGCGGACCTGCGGATCGACGTCTACCGTGCGAGCGGCGCCGGCGGCCAGCACGTCAACCGGACCGAGTCCGCGGTGCGCATCACCCACAATCCGACCGGGATCGTGGTGCAGTGCCAGACCGATCGGTCGCAGCACAAGAACAAAGACCATGCGATGAAGCAGCTCAAGGCCAAGCTCTACGAGCTCGAGATGCAGAATCGGCGGGCCAATCAGCAGGCGATCGAAGACACCAAGTCGGACATCGGGTGGGGCAGCCAGATTCGCTCCTATGTGCTGGATCAATCGAGGATCAAGGATCTTCGGACAAACGTGGAGATCGCCAATACTCAATCGGTATTGGACGGTAATCTGGATCCTTTTATCGAGGCGAGCCTGAAGAGCGGCCTCTAA
- a CDS encoding flavin reductase family protein, translated as MSSANHAAINAVFHLYDPPLWLVTACDGARRGGFIATAATRASIVHEIPRMLVAIAKHHHTWGLIEASGSFALQLLAADDIASVRRFGLASGHRVDKFADLQPRQTPAGSPLIEGAISWMDCRVEARMDIGDRTTYLAEVTAGAVLRDGSPLTVAGLLRDAPEADRAELKRLYAQDQETDRAAILAWRRSRDDG; from the coding sequence ATGAGCTCCGCGAACCACGCCGCGATCAACGCAGTCTTTCATCTCTACGACCCGCCCTTATGGCTCGTCACCGCGTGCGACGGGGCGCGCCGAGGCGGCTTCATCGCCACCGCCGCAACCCGCGCATCCATCGTCCACGAGATCCCGCGGATGCTGGTCGCGATCGCCAAACACCACCACACCTGGGGCCTCATCGAGGCGAGCGGATCCTTCGCGCTGCAGCTCCTCGCGGCCGACGACATCGCGAGCGTTCGGCGCTTCGGGCTCGCCTCGGGACACCGGGTCGACAAATTCGCCGACTTGCAGCCGCGCCAAACACCCGCGGGCTCGCCCTTGATCGAGGGTGCGATCTCGTGGATGGATTGTCGGGTCGAGGCGCGCATGGACATCGGCGACCGCACCACCTACCTGGCCGAGGTCACCGCAGGCGCAGTGTTGCGGGACGGATCGCCACTCACGGTCGCAGGTCTCCTGCGGGATGCGCCCGAGGCCGATCGGGCCGAGCTGAAACGCCTCTACGCACAAGATCAGGAGACCGACCGAGCGGCGATCCTGGCCTGGCGTCGATCTCGTGACGACGGGTAG
- a CDS encoding SDR family oxidoreductase, with protein MTASLALITGGAQGIGRALAQSFLAEGWLVVVLDRDAEAIDELTADLGSPALLGLATDEGEETAVAAAFAALQTWLDRAGEPAGLNLLVNNAGLADPVSGPLEALSLGGWRRWLDGHLTGAFLCTRAAIPRLRVRRGAIVNIASTRALQSELHCEAYAAAKGGLLAFTHAAAISLGPLIRVNAVSPGWIETGPLQKSAHRRAPDHRPLDQAQHAVGRVGEPADIVAAVRFLASPSAGFITGQNLVVDGGMTRTMIYAE; from the coding sequence ATGACTGCCTCCCTCGCCCTCATCACCGGCGGTGCGCAAGGTATCGGGCGCGCCCTGGCACAATCGTTCCTGGCCGAAGGGTGGCTGGTGGTGGTGCTCGACCGCGATGCCGAAGCCATCGACGAACTGACCGCCGATCTGGGGAGTCCCGCATTGCTCGGGCTGGCGACCGACGAGGGTGAGGAGACTGCGGTCGCTGCTGCCTTCGCCGCACTCCAGACATGGCTGGACCGGGCGGGCGAGCCTGCCGGTCTGAATCTGTTGGTGAACAACGCCGGTCTCGCCGATCCGGTGAGCGGCCCGCTCGAAGCGCTCTCGCTCGGGGGTTGGCGGCGCTGGCTGGACGGTCACCTGACCGGGGCCTTCCTCTGCACCCGCGCGGCCATCCCACGGTTGCGCGTGCGCCGGGGCGCCATTGTCAACATCGCCTCCACCCGTGCACTACAATCGGAGCTCCACTGTGAAGCCTATGCCGCGGCTAAGGGCGGGCTCCTGGCCTTCACCCATGCCGCGGCGATCAGTCTCGGGCCGCTGATCCGCGTCAATGCCGTCAGCCCCGGCTGGATCGAGACGGGCCCCCTCCAGAAGTCGGCCCACCGGCGTGCCCCGGACCACCGCCCGCTCGACCAGGCCCAGCATGCCGTCGGCCGCGTGGGCGAGCCTGCCGACATCGTGGCGGCGGTCCGCTTCCTCGCCAGCCCGAGTGCGGGGTTCATCACCGGCCAGAACCTGGTTGTCGATGGCGGTATGACCCGCACCATGATCTATGCGGAGTGA
- a CDS encoding cupin domain-containing protein, which translates to MSRTLGLIHTPREADEFFTDEGCFILETWNRADDPAVSIARARVQPGVTTRLHRLARIAERYLILSGSGRVEVEGLPPQSVGPGDLVYIPADQGQRIANTGDGDLVFLAICTPRFVPEAYLDIEGDPST; encoded by the coding sequence ATGAGCCGGACACTCGGCCTGATCCACACGCCCCGCGAGGCCGACGAGTTCTTCACGGACGAAGGCTGCTTCATCCTCGAGACCTGGAATCGCGCGGATGATCCGGCGGTGTCCATTGCCCGCGCACGGGTCCAGCCCGGCGTCACGACACGCCTGCATCGTCTTGCCCGGATCGCCGAGCGCTATCTGATCCTCTCGGGGTCCGGACGCGTCGAGGTGGAGGGCCTCCCGCCTCAGTCCGTCGGACCGGGTGATCTGGTCTACATCCCCGCCGATCAGGGCCAACGGATCGCCAATACGGGGGACGGCGACCTCGTCTTCCTGGCCATCTGTACCCCGCGCTTCGTGCCCGAAGCCTATCTGGACATCGAGGGCGACCCGTCGACATGA
- a CDS encoding DUF294 nucleotidyltransferase-like domain-containing protein: MSADNVFFVPVRDLCQRDVATCEHDESLVTAAEMMSERNISSIVVCSDQVPVGIVTDRDLRNKVVARGQDPGELRVSDIMNSPLVTIGENDYLFEALHLMSRRRIHRLCVVDASGALCGIVTDSDALRLQSRSPQQLVKEIEEAADVEDLKVLHEKLEKLVVHLAGTGVATKDLVQTVAHLNDRILVRLIELVRTARYPDLTDRFAFLALGSEGRQEQTLSTDQDNAIVYADDLTGEERERLAAFSVDLIDHLIGIGVPACPGGIMAKNEAWRRSLSDWKRVLERWLRTPSPENILSGSMFFDLRTLYGDASFEADLKAHITAQLRANNLFLAYSAANAVNFKPPLGVFGGIKAERSGPHRGSIELKKAGIFPITEGVKAMALQAGVGDGGTRGRVLGLQAVEILRAEQAESLIAALDFLVTLRLRAQLLALEEGREPTNYLPLERLNRIEEGRLKLALEEVGHFQGFLRSRFHLNQIGR, translated from the coding sequence ATGTCCGCTGATAATGTGTTTTTCGTTCCCGTCCGGGATCTGTGTCAACGCGATGTCGCGACCTGCGAGCATGACGAGTCGCTGGTGACTGCCGCCGAGATGATGAGCGAGCGGAATATTTCGAGCATCGTCGTGTGCTCGGATCAGGTTCCGGTCGGCATCGTGACGGACCGCGACCTGCGCAACAAGGTGGTGGCACGGGGGCAGGATCCCGGAGAGCTGCGCGTGAGCGACATCATGAACAGCCCGCTGGTGACGATCGGCGAGAACGACTACCTCTTCGAGGCGCTCCATCTCATGAGTCGGCGGCGAATCCACCGGCTGTGTGTGGTGGATGCGAGCGGTGCGCTCTGCGGCATCGTGACGGATTCCGACGCCTTGCGGCTGCAAAGTCGCTCGCCGCAGCAGTTGGTGAAGGAGATCGAGGAGGCGGCCGACGTCGAGGATCTAAAGGTCCTGCACGAGAAGCTGGAGAAGCTCGTGGTGCATTTGGCGGGCACGGGCGTGGCGACCAAGGATCTCGTGCAGACGGTGGCCCATCTGAATGATCGTATCCTGGTGCGTCTGATCGAGTTGGTGCGCACCGCGCGCTACCCGGATCTCACCGATCGCTTTGCCTTCCTCGCACTGGGGAGCGAAGGTCGGCAAGAGCAGACACTCTCCACGGATCAGGACAACGCGATCGTCTACGCGGACGATCTCACGGGGGAAGAGCGCGAACGCCTCGCGGCCTTCAGTGTCGACCTGATCGACCATCTCATCGGGATCGGCGTGCCGGCATGCCCCGGCGGCATCATGGCGAAGAACGAGGCGTGGCGGCGCAGTCTTTCCGACTGGAAACGTGTCCTGGAGAGATGGCTGCGGACGCCGTCGCCCGAGAACATCCTCTCGGGAAGCATGTTTTTCGACCTTCGCACCCTTTACGGAGACGCGAGCTTCGAGGCCGACCTGAAGGCCCACATCACGGCGCAGTTGCGCGCGAACAATCTTTTTCTCGCCTACAGCGCGGCCAATGCGGTCAATTTCAAGCCGCCGTTGGGGGTCTTCGGGGGGATCAAGGCTGAGCGGAGCGGACCGCACCGCGGAAGCATCGAGCTGAAGAAGGCCGGTATCTTTCCGATTACCGAGGGGGTCAAAGCGATGGCGCTGCAGGCGGGTGTCGGCGACGGCGGTACCCGCGGCCGCGTGCTCGGATTGCAGGCGGTCGAGATCCTGCGTGCGGAGCAGGCGGAGAGCCTGATCGCAGCCTTGGATTTTCTGGTGACCCTTCGCCTGCGCGCGCAGTTGCTCGCGCTCGAAGAGGGCCGCGAGCCGACGAACTACCTACCGCTCGAGCGCCTGAATCGGATCGAGGAGGGGCGTTTGAAGCTTGCGCTCGAGGAGGTCGGGCACTTTCAAGGCTTTTTGCGAAGCCGCTTCCATCTCAATCAGATCGGGCGCTGA
- a CDS encoding D-cysteine desulfhydrase family protein — protein sequence MTAASIPRLSLAHLPTPIEPLPRLSALLGGPRLFIKRDDQTGLALGGNKTRKLEFLVAEAQLQGARTLVTAGAWQSNHCRQTAAAAARCGMDCILVLTGERPAEASGNLLLDQLLDARIVATPDRRDRDRLLQETVETAAAQGQAPYLVPYGGSNPTGALGYTFAMQEVMAQGIEVDWMVFATSSGGTQAGLVLGQRVFGYRGTVLGISIDEPASALKSHAAALASDASAALGPRIAFDAADVKVDDRYCGPGYGVMTELEREAIRVFARTEGILLDPVYTGRAAGGLLDLIRGGFFPRDARILFWHTGGQPALFAVPYRNALIESHIAHESGTD from the coding sequence ATGACCGCTGCATCCATTCCCCGCCTAAGCCTGGCGCACCTGCCCACACCCATCGAGCCGCTGCCGCGGCTTTCGGCCCTGCTCGGCGGTCCTCGACTCTTCATCAAACGCGACGATCAGACCGGCCTCGCGCTCGGCGGCAACAAGACCCGCAAGCTGGAGTTCCTGGTGGCCGAAGCGCAGTTGCAGGGTGCCCGAACCCTTGTCACGGCAGGCGCCTGGCAGTCCAACCACTGTCGCCAGACCGCCGCGGCGGCGGCCCGCTGCGGGATGGATTGCATCCTGGTGTTGACCGGCGAGCGCCCCGCCGAAGCGTCCGGCAATCTGCTGCTCGATCAACTTCTGGATGCGCGGATCGTTGCGACGCCCGATCGGCGCGACCGCGATCGTCTCCTGCAGGAGACCGTCGAAACCGCCGCGGCGCAGGGTCAGGCCCCATACTTGGTCCCCTACGGCGGCAGCAACCCGACCGGAGCGCTGGGCTATACCTTTGCGATGCAGGAGGTCATGGCTCAGGGGATCGAGGTCGATTGGATGGTCTTCGCCACCTCCAGCGGCGGTACCCAGGCCGGACTGGTCTTGGGGCAGCGTGTCTTCGGCTACCGCGGAACAGTGCTCGGGATCAGCATCGACGAACCGGCATCCGCGCTGAAGTCACACGCCGCTGCACTGGCGAGCGACGCAAGCGCAGCACTGGGCCCACGCATCGCCTTCGATGCCGCTGACGTGAAGGTCGACGACCGCTACTGCGGACCCGGCTACGGTGTGATGACCGAGCTCGAGCGCGAGGCGATCCGGGTTTTCGCCCGCACCGAAGGCATCCTGCTGGATCCGGTCTACACCGGGCGCGCCGCCGGCGGTCTGCTGGATCTCATCCGCGGGGGCTTCTTCCCGCGCGATGCACGCATCCTGTTTTGGCACACGGGCGGACAGCCCGCGTTGTTTGCCGTGCCTTACCGGAACGCTCTGATCGAGTCGCATATCGCGCATGAATCGGGGACGGATTGA
- a CDS encoding endonuclease, which produces MHHLVPAVGAINAARSDFNWGALRSGQRLGDCPIRFDPILRRVQPPDAVRGEIARTMFYMRDTYGFRLSRQDEKLYAVWNNADPPDAWEIERNRRIRRLQGKGNRYVEDYRTL; this is translated from the coding sequence CTGCACCACCTCGTCCCGGCGGTCGGTGCGATCAACGCGGCGCGCTCCGACTTCAACTGGGGCGCGCTGCGCTCCGGGCAGCGTCTGGGCGACTGCCCGATCCGTTTCGATCCGATCCTACGCCGGGTTCAACCCCCCGACGCGGTTCGTGGCGAGATTGCTCGGACCATGTTCTACATGCGCGATACCTACGGCTTTCGGCTGAGTCGGCAGGACGAGAAGCTCTATGCGGTCTGGAACAACGCCGATCCGCCCGATGCGTGGGAGATCGAGCGCAACCGGCGGATCCGGCGCTTGCAGGGTAAGGGAAACCGCTATGTGGAGGACTATCGGACGTTGTGA
- the pyk gene encoding pyruvate kinase, with product MQLPNHKTKIVATIGPASDSPEMLQALIEAGMNVARLNFSHGDPHYHGALIGRIREAAAATGRRVAIMGDLPGPKMRIGDLAEEPVELSRDDIITLTTEDIIGDKSRVSMSFLDLPAAVQPGDRLFLNDGFILLKVLEIEGSEIRCSVRVGGELRSRKGLNFPGINLGISAFTEDDHGWLRFAAEHGLDAVSQSFVATDDDILAVRRAADAIGYAPFIIAKIERADALDNLEAILRAADGIMVARGDLGVEIPIERIAVVQKQITELANRFGKPVITATQMLESMVTFRRPTRAEATDVANAILGGTDCVMLSAESAMGRYPIESVAMLASIATHVEPERSKQPFVRTMDGFHGSGRMRAVDLIASSVYHTIKDSAPQAVVAPTQTGSTPRNVARFRLPVWIIAFSPNTATCQALQFSYGIHPIQVEADRSDWSSFVRHWLYERGIREGLVLLTQGPTIENPCGNYRMEILELEAPPGQHCD from the coding sequence ATGCAGCTGCCCAACCACAAGACCAAGATCGTCGCGACGATCGGCCCGGCGTCGGATTCGCCCGAGATGCTCCAAGCCTTGATCGAGGCCGGCATGAACGTGGCCCGATTGAACTTCTCCCACGGCGATCCGCACTATCACGGAGCGCTGATCGGGCGTATCCGCGAGGCCGCGGCAGCCACCGGGCGACGTGTCGCCATTATGGGGGACCTGCCCGGCCCGAAGATGCGCATCGGCGATCTGGCCGAGGAGCCGGTCGAGCTGTCCCGCGACGACATCATCACCCTCACGACCGAGGACATCATCGGCGACAAGTCGCGAGTCTCCATGAGCTTTCTCGACCTCCCGGCGGCGGTGCAGCCGGGTGACCGGCTCTTTCTCAACGACGGATTCATCCTGCTGAAGGTGCTCGAGATCGAGGGCTCGGAGATCCGCTGCAGCGTGCGAGTCGGCGGTGAGCTGCGCTCGCGCAAAGGGTTGAACTTTCCGGGCATCAATCTCGGCATCAGTGCCTTCACCGAGGACGATCACGGCTGGCTGCGCTTTGCCGCCGAACACGGTCTCGATGCGGTGAGTCAATCCTTCGTGGCCACGGACGACGACATCCTTGCCGTGCGCCGCGCGGCCGACGCCATCGGCTATGCGCCCTTCATCATTGCCAAAATCGAGCGCGCCGACGCGCTCGACAATCTCGAAGCCATCCTGCGGGCAGCAGACGGGATCATGGTCGCCCGCGGCGATCTCGGCGTAGAGATTCCCATCGAGCGGATCGCCGTGGTGCAGAAGCAAATCACGGAGCTCGCCAATCGCTTTGGCAAGCCCGTGATCACCGCCACACAGATGCTCGAATCCATGGTGACCTTCCGCCGCCCGACCCGCGCCGAGGCGACCGATGTCGCCAACGCGATCCTGGGCGGAACCGACTGCGTCATGCTCTCCGCCGAATCGGCCATGGGGCGCTATCCGATCGAGTCCGTCGCCATGCTGGCGAGCATCGCGACCCACGTCGAGCCCGAGCGCAGCAAACAGCCCTTCGTGCGCACGATGGACGGATTCCACGGTTCGGGGCGGATGCGCGCCGTCGACCTGATCGCCTCAAGCGTCTATCACACCATCAAGGACAGCGCCCCGCAGGCGGTCGTCGCCCCCACCCAGACGGGAAGCACGCCCCGCAATGTCGCGCGCTTCCGGCTCCCGGTCTGGATCATCGCCTTCAGTCCGAATACCGCTACGTGCCAAGCCCTTCAGTTCTCCTACGGCATCCACCCGATTCAGGTCGAGGCCGACCGTTCCGACTGGTCGAGCTTCGTGCGACACTGGCTTTACGAGCGTGGGATCCGCGAAGGCTTGGTGTTGCTGACCCAGGGTCCGACCATCGAGAACCCCTGCGGAAACTACAGGATGGAGATCTTGGAGCTGGAGGCGCCGCCCGGACAGCACTGTGATTGA
- a CDS encoding GNAT family N-acetyltransferase: MNVDNQILIRSATSADRDAISTLYLSAFSKTERDPVAGLAIDLLSEGGVPETCSLVAEISGAIVGHVAFSPVWMESIPNWQGYLLAPLAVSPPRQKHGVGSSIVRHGIGELQSRGVQTLLVYGDPGYYGRFGFDARTAEPYWAPYPLQYAFGWQGLELNDLARIPGPNTIRCLPALMTPALW, encoded by the coding sequence ATGAACGTCGACAACCAGATTCTGATTCGCTCGGCAACATCGGCCGACCGCGATGCCATTAGCACTCTGTATCTGAGCGCCTTTTCGAAGACCGAGCGTGACCCCGTGGCCGGCTTGGCGATCGACCTGCTGTCGGAGGGCGGCGTACCGGAGACCTGTTCTCTGGTTGCGGAGATCAGCGGCGCCATCGTCGGGCATGTCGCGTTCAGCCCGGTCTGGATGGAGAGCATCCCGAACTGGCAGGGATACCTCCTCGCGCCCCTAGCGGTAAGCCCGCCCCGCCAAAAACACGGCGTCGGCTCGTCAATCGTGCGGCACGGCATCGGCGAGCTTCAATCACGCGGCGTCCAGACCTTGTTGGTCTACGGCGATCCCGGCTACTACGGCCGTTTCGGGTTCGACGCCCGGACCGCGGAGCCTTACTGGGCGCCCTACCCGCTTCAGTATGCCTTCGGCTGGCAGGGACTGGAACTCAACGATCTAGCCCGGATCCCCGGCCCGAATACCATTCGCTGTTTGCCGGCGTTGATGACCCCCGCGCTTTGGTAG